The Anaeromyxobacter sp. Fw109-5 genomic interval CCGTGGACCCGAGCCACGGATACGGCGCGGGCAAAGGGCCCGAGGAGTCGGTCTGGTCGCATGCGAGGACCTTCCTGCGCGTGACCTCGACGGTGCGCCGCTCCGGCGTCGTGATCGAGCGTGACAGTCGGCTCTTCGTGTCGAGCCGAGCGGCCGACCAGCTCACGCCGGACCAGTGGCTCCAGGTCGTCCGCGCGCACTGGGGTGTCGAGAACAACAACCACCACACGCTCGACACCGCCTTCGCCGAGGACGAGCGGCCGTGGATCGCCGCCGACGCGAACGGCATGCTGGCGGTGCTCCTGCTCCGCCGCATCGCGTACACGCTGCTCGCGCTCTTCCGGGCGGTGACGCTCCGCTCGGACGACCACCGCGCGATGCGCTGGCTCGCCCTGCTGCGCTGGGTGCGCGACGCGCTCATCGTCCTCTCCGCGGAGCACGTCGAGAACCTGCGTCTTCGCTCGCTCGCCGTCGCCACACGCTGACATCGCCGGGCTCCTACCCGCGGCGAGCGAACATCGAAGGGACCTGAGGGCGGGCGGCGGGCGCGTCGGCGCCGGCCGGCTGCGGCCGCTGCTTGCCTCGACGTCCAGGCCGACCGCCGGCCCGGCACCCCGGAACGAGAGCCTAACCCTGGGATCGGCGTGACCGATCAGGTCTGGGGGGCCGGCCGCGCTGGGCGCGGGGGCGTCAGAGCGGGCGGTTAGCTTGCCCGCGCCCATGCCTGCAGACACCCCCGCCCGCTACCTCGCCTTCGCCGACGGTTCCTCGCTCTCGAACCCCGGCGGTCCCGGCGGGACCGGCTTCGTGGTGGTGGACCGGGCGCGGCCCGCGCTGCGCTTCGGCGCGACCCGCTGGGTGACCGACGGGACCTACGCCGTCACGAACAACCGCATGGAGCTGCGCGCCGTCCTGGAGGCGCTCGACGGCCTGCCGGAGGGCGAGGCCGTGGACGTCGTGTCGGACTCGCGCTACGTGGTGGACGCGCTGTCGAAGTGGATCCACGGCTGGCGGAAGAAGGGCTGGAGGACCGCGGCCGGCGAGCCGGTGCTGAACCGCGATCTCATCGAGGCGCTCGACGCGCGCGGCCGCGAGCTGCGCGTCCGCTACTCCTGGGTGCGCGGCCACGACGGCCATCCCGTGAACGAGGTCGTGGACGCCCTCGCTCAGTCCGCGGCCCGGGGCGCGACGGGGCCCTCGGAGGCGAACGTGATCGAGGCGCTGCGCGCCGCGGCGGTGATCGGCTAGACGGTCTCTGCCCGGGCCGTCACCACGCGGCGAGCCGGCAGTCCTCGCAGGCGTGCATGTAGTGGCCGTAGGGCTTCAGGCAGCGCAGGCACGCGCGCCGGCCGCAGACGGCGCAGGTGCGCGAGTCCTGCGGTCGCACCGGCTCCTCGCACGAGGCGCAGCGGAGGTCTTCTTCCCGCGGTCGGTCGGGCGCTCCGGGCTCCACGCCGCTAAGTTCGCACGCCCCGCCGGCCCGAGCAGCCCCCGGACGGAGGGCGGTCCAGCCCCGCCGGGCGACCCCCACCGCCGAGCGCCGGAACCGCTCGTGTTACCCTGCGCGCCCATTTCCAACCGGCACCGGAGGCCCATCGTGAGCGATCTCCTGAACGACCTCGAGCCCAGGCTCCTCTGGCGGTACTTCCTCGAGCTCTCCCGGATCCCGCGCGGCTCGAAGCGCGAGGCGGAGGCGGCCCGCTGGGTCGCGGACCAGGGCCGCGCGCTCGGCTGCGAGGTCCTGACCGACGCGCTCGGGAACGTGCTCATCCGCAAGCCCGGCACGAAGGGGCGCGAGGATCGCCCCGGCGTGTGCCTGCAGGGCCACGTCGACATGGTCTGCGAGAAGAACGAGGGGACGGCGCACGACTTCGCGCGCGATCCCATCGCCGTCCACCGGGAAGGAGACGTGGTCCGGGCGCGCGGGACGACGCTCGGCGCGGACAACGGCATCGGCGTCGCCGCCGGCCTCGCCGTGCTCGCGAGCCAGGACGTGCGCCACGGGCCGGTGGAGGTGCTCGTCACGATCGACGAGGAGACCGGGCTGACGGGCGCGAAGGGGCTCGCGCCCGGCTGGTTCCGCTCGCCCTTCCTCCTCAACCTCGACAGCGAGGAGGAGGGCGAGCTCACCATCGGGTGCGCCGGCGGCGTGGACACGGTCGCGACGCGCCGGGTCTCGTTCGCCGCGCCGGCGCCGGGCACCGTCGCGCTGCGCCTCAAGGTCTCGGGCCTCAAGGGAGGCCACTCCGGCATCGACATCTCGGCCGGGCGCGGAAACTCGCTCCGCATCCTGGCCCAGGTGCTCGATGCGCTCGTCGCGCGGCACGGCGTCGCCATCGCGGCGGTGAACGGCGGCAACAAGCGCAACGCCATCCCCCGCGAGGCCTCCGCGATGCTGCGCGTCGAGGCCGGGCGCGAGGGGGCGCTGCGCGAGGACGTGGCGCGGCTCGCGCGCGAGTGGCGCGCGGCGCTCGGCGCCTTCGACCCGAACCTCGCCATCGACGTCGAGCCGGGCGCGGCCGACCGTGTGCTGGCCCCCGCCGACGCGCAGGCGGTCGTGGGCCTGCTCCTCGCGGGGCCGCACGGGGTGGAGGCGATGAGCCCGGACATCGCCGGCCTCGTCCAGACCTCGACGAACCTCGGGCTCGCGCAGACGCAGGACGACGCGGTGCTCGTCACCTTCCTCACCCGGAGCGCGATCGACGCCTCCCGGCAGGCGCTCGCGGCGCGCATCGCGGCGACCTGCGCGCTCGCGGGCTTCGACGCGCGCCAGGAGGGCGGCTACCCCGGCTGGAAGCCCGAGCCCGGCTCCTCGCTCGTGAGGCTCGTGGACCGGGTGCACGCGGAGGTCTTCGGCAAGCCGATGGTGGTGAAGGCGATCCACGCCGGCCTCGAGTGCGGCCTCATCGGCGAGAAGTACCCCGGGGTCGAGATGGCCTCCATCGGCCCGGACATCAAGGACGCCCACACGCCCGACGAGCACGCCAGCATCTCCTCCGTCGCGGCGTTCTGGCGGCTCCTCGTGGCGGTGCTCGAGCGCGTCTGATCGAGGCGGCCTCGCCCCGCGCGCGCCCCGCGCGGCGAGCGGGCGTGCCCCCGGGCACCGGCCGGCGGCCGCGGCCCTCGCGCATGCGCGCGCCGTGGGGCAGGCCCTAGGTTCTCGACATGCGCCGCGGTCCGAAGCGCCTCCTCGTCGCGCTCGGCGTCCTCGCGCTGCTGCTCGTCGCGGCGCGCGCGGCGCTGGATCCGCTCGTCACCTGGCGGACGCGGAAGGTCCTCGCCGGGATGGAGGGCATGCGCGGGCGCTTCCAGGACGTGGAGGTGAGCGTCCACGACCTCTCCTACGCGATCACCGGGCTTCGCATCGAGAAGCTGGGCCCCGAGGGCGAGGCGCTGCCGTACTTCCAGGTGGAGCGCGCCCGGTTCGGCCTGTACTTCAAGGAGCTCCTGGGCGGGCACGTGGTCGCGGCGGTCGATCTCGAGGCACCCAAGCTCACGCTCGTCAGCGCGAAGGCGCCGTCGAGGGAGCAGGGAGTCGAGGAGGCGCCGGAGGTCGGGCGCGGGCTCGAGGAGCTGACGCCGTTCCTGCTCGACCGGCTGCAGGTGAAGGACGGCGAGCTGCTCTGGGTGGACGAGTCGGAGCCGGAGAAGCCGGAGCTCTGGCTGCACCGGCTCGAGGGGACGCTGGAGAACTTCGCGACGCGCAAGGCGCTCGCGAAGAACGAGCCGACGGTGCTGGCCGCGCGCGGGGTGCTGCAGCGCTCCGGGGCGGTCTCGGTGTTCGCCACGGCCGATCCCCTCGCGAAGAAGCTCACCTTCGCGGGCCAGGGTCGGCTCGAGGGGCTGAAGCTCGCCGAGCTCGCGACGCTGGTGGGCTCGAAGGCCGGGATCGCGCCGGATCGGGGCGAGCTGGACATGTCGGTGCGGTTCCGCGCCGAGGACGGCCGCATCTCGGGAGGCGTCCGCCCGATCGTGAAGGACGGGGGGATGCGGCCCGCGAAGGACGGGCTGGGCGCGAAGCTCAAGGCGCTCCTCGCGGACGCCTCGCTGGAGCTCTTCAGCGACGACGTCGCCGGGCGCGACGCCGTGGCGACCACCATTCCGCTCGAGGGCACCGTCCACGACCCGAAGGCGCAGGCGGTGCCCACCGTGCTCGGGATCCTGCGGAACGCCTTCGTGCGGGGGCTGCAGGACGGGCTCTCGGGGCTCCCGCCGCCGAAGGCGAGGGAGAAGGAGGGCGTCCTGAAGCAGGCCCGCCGCGCGCTGTCGCCCAAACGCGAGGCGCAGCCGCGGGCGCAGCCGGAAGGGAAGGGCGAGTGACTGCCGGCGTGACGCGGCGCCGGGCCGGGCTGGCGCTGCTCGGAGCGATGGCGCTCGCGGCGTGCCGTCACCCGCAGCAGACGACGTCCCCGGAGGCCGAGCCGGAGGAGGCGCAGGAGCAGAAGCCCGAGGCGCCCGACCAGCCGGAGGAGAAGGGGGTGCCGCCGGAGGCGGGCCGGCCGCGCATCCCCGCGAGCCCGGAGGCGCTCCTCGCGCCGGGGGCGGTGAAGGACCTCCAGCGCGCCCTCACCGACCGCGGCCTCCTCGGCACCCATCGGGCGGGGGAGCTCGACGACGCGACCTCCCGCGCCATCCGCCGCTTCCAGGAGTCGGAGCAGCTCGCCGCGACGGGCTTCCCCGACCGCGAGACGCTGCAGCGGCTCGGCCTCGATCCCGATCGCGCCTACGGGCGCGAGGGCGGGGGCGAGGGTGACTGAACCGAGCGGCCGCCCGCGCTAGACTGGAATCCCACGAGCGCGCAGGGGAGGCGGCCATCGAGTTCTTCCTGGATCGCGGGAACCCGCTTCACTGGATCGCCGCCGCGGTGCTGCTCGCGTCGGGGGTCGCCTGTGCCTGGCTGGGCGTGCGCGATGGGTTCATCCGCCGGACCATGAGGACGACCTCCGGCGTATTGACCGGCGGCAAGGCCGTGACCGCCGGGGTCCTCTACGTCGCGACCGGCGTCGCCGGCATCTGGGGCGCGGTCCAGTTCCTGCTGCGCGCGCGCTGACGCGCGTCCCCGGTTCGGTCGAACACAAGCAGGACGTCTCCTCGGAGCCACGACCGCTGCTAGGTTGGGCGAGCACGCGGAGGTGAACATGGCCCTGTTGCCGACCGCCCCGGAGCCGGACTGCTGGCAGCTCGTGGGGGAGGACGACGCGTCGACGCCGCCGACCGTCGCCCGGGTGCTGAACACCGTGGGGACCCGCCGGGAGTGGCGCCGCGCCGGGTTCCCGATCCTCTTCGACGAAGGGGGGGAGGTGAAGCACGTGCTGCGCTGCGGCCGGCTCTACCGCTTCCAGCTCGTCGACGAGGCGCGCGCGTCTGCGCTCCCGCACTGCGCGCCGCTCTAGCCTCTGCTCGCCGGCGTCCGGG includes:
- a CDS encoding ribonuclease H gives rise to the protein MPADTPARYLAFADGSSLSNPGGPGGTGFVVVDRARPALRFGATRWVTDGTYAVTNNRMELRAVLEALDGLPEGEAVDVVSDSRYVVDALSKWIHGWRKKGWRTAAGEPVLNRDLIEALDARGRELRVRYSWVRGHDGHPVNEVVDALAQSAARGATGPSEANVIEALRAAAVIG
- a CDS encoding aminoacyl-histidine dipeptidase translates to MSDLLNDLEPRLLWRYFLELSRIPRGSKREAEAARWVADQGRALGCEVLTDALGNVLIRKPGTKGREDRPGVCLQGHVDMVCEKNEGTAHDFARDPIAVHREGDVVRARGTTLGADNGIGVAAGLAVLASQDVRHGPVEVLVTIDEETGLTGAKGLAPGWFRSPFLLNLDSEEEGELTIGCAGGVDTVATRRVSFAAPAPGTVALRLKVSGLKGGHSGIDISAGRGNSLRILAQVLDALVARHGVAIAAVNGGNKRNAIPREASAMLRVEAGREGALREDVARLAREWRAALGAFDPNLAIDVEPGAADRVLAPADAQAVVGLLLAGPHGVEAMSPDIAGLVQTSTNLGLAQTQDDAVLVTFLTRSAIDASRQALAARIAATCALAGFDARQEGGYPGWKPEPGSSLVRLVDRVHAEVFGKPMVVKAIHAGLECGLIGEKYPGVEMASIGPDIKDAHTPDEHASISSVAAFWRLLVAVLERV
- a CDS encoding peptidoglycan-binding domain-containing protein, which gives rise to MTAGVTRRRAGLALLGAMALAACRHPQQTTSPEAEPEEAQEQKPEAPDQPEEKGVPPEAGRPRIPASPEALLAPGAVKDLQRALTDRGLLGTHRAGELDDATSRAIRRFQESEQLAATGFPDRETLQRLGLDPDRAYGREGGGEGD
- a CDS encoding DUF748 domain-containing protein encodes the protein MRRGPKRLLVALGVLALLLVAARAALDPLVTWRTRKVLAGMEGMRGRFQDVEVSVHDLSYAITGLRIEKLGPEGEALPYFQVERARFGLYFKELLGGHVVAAVDLEAPKLTLVSAKAPSREQGVEEAPEVGRGLEELTPFLLDRLQVKDGELLWVDESEPEKPELWLHRLEGTLENFATRKALAKNEPTVLAARGVLQRSGAVSVFATADPLAKKLTFAGQGRLEGLKLAELATLVGSKAGIAPDRGELDMSVRFRAEDGRISGGVRPIVKDGGMRPAKDGLGAKLKALLADASLELFSDDVAGRDAVATTIPLEGTVHDPKAQAVPTVLGILRNAFVRGLQDGLSGLPPPKAREKEGVLKQARRALSPKREAQPRAQPEGKGE